One genomic segment of Drosophila melanogaster chromosome 3R includes these proteins:
- the Glys gene encoding glycogen synthase, isoform B, whose translation MNRRFSRVESGADLKDYFDRGDIASRENRWNFEVAWEVANKVGGIYTVIRSKAYVSTEEMGEQLCMMGPYKEHCARTEMEEMEFPRGNPLLDAVNSLRSRGYKIHTGRWLVDGNPQLILFDIGSAAWKLDQFKSEMWEKCHIGIPHLDIETNDAIILGFMIAEFLEEFRNFAVTYSQNNELSAPRIVAHFHEWQAGVGLIVLRTRLVEIATVFTTHATLLGRYLCAGNTDFYNNLDKFAVDEEAGKRQIYHRYCLERGATHLAHVFTTVSEITGYEAEHLLKRKPDIITPNGLNVKKFSAIHEFQNLHAVAKEKINEFVRGHFYGHIDFDLDKTLYFFIAGRYEFGNKGADIFIEALARLNAMLKHEKPDTTVVAFLIFPTKTNNFNVDSLRGHAVIKQLRDTINNVQQAVGKRMFDTCLQGNIPNADDLLQKDDLVKIKRCMFAMQRDSMPPVTTHNVADDWNDPVLSSIRRCHLFNSRHDRVKMVFHPEFLTSTNPLFGIDYEEFVRGCHLGVFPSYYEPWGYTPAECTVMGIPSVTTNLSGFGCFMEEHISDPKSYGIYIVDRRYIGLENSVQQLSSFMMEFSRLNRRQRIIQRNRTERLSDLLDWRTLGIYYRQARVKALQAVYPDYVDELSLYGSKNNLIFSRPHSEPPSPTSSRHTTPAPSVHGSDDEDSVDEETELKELGIK comes from the exons ATGAATCGTCGCTTTTCGAGAGTGGAGTCCGGGGCGGACCTTAAGGATTATTTCGATCGGGGTGATATCGCTTCCCGGGAGAACCGCTGGAACTTCGAGGTGGCATGGGAGGTGGCCAACAAGGTGGGCGGTATTTACACGGTGATCCGGTCGAAGGCATATGTCTCCACCGAGGAGATGGGCGAGCAGTTGTGTATGATGGGTCCCTACAAGGAGCACTGTGCCCGCACCGAGATGGAGGAGATGGAGTTCCCCAGGGGAAACCCCCTACTAGACGCTGTCAACTCATTGCGCTCGCGAGGCTATAAAATCCACACCGGTCGCTGGCTGGTGGACGGAAATCCTCAATTAATCCTGTTCGATATTGGATCAGCCGCTTGGAAGCTGGATCAGTTCAAATCGGAGATGTGGGAGAAGTGCCATATTGGAATACCTCATTTGGATATCGAGACGAACGATGCCATTATCCTTGGCTTTATGATTGCCGAGTTCCTGGAGGAGTTCCGCAACTTTGCCGTGACTTATTCGCAGAACAACGAATTGAGCGCTCCGAGGATTGTCGCCCACTTCCACGAATGGCAAGCTGGCGTGGGTCTCATTGTCCTACGTACTCGTCTGGTGGAGATCGCCACTGTGTTCACTACCCACGCCACATTGTTGGGTCGTTACTTGTGCGCCGGCAACACCGATTTCTACAACAATCTGGACAAGTTCGCCGTGGACGAAGAGGCGGGCAAGCGCCAAATCTATCATCGTTATTGCCTGGAGCGAGGTGCCACCCACTTGGCTCATGTGTTCACCACCGTCTCCGAGATTACGGGCTACGAGGCAGAGCATCTGCTCAAGCGCAAACCGGACATCATCACGCCCAATGGACTGAACGTGAAGAAGTTCTCGGCCATCCACGAGTTCCAGAACTTGCACGCCGTTGCCAAGGAGAAGATCAACGAATTCGTGCGGGGTCACTTTTACGG CCACATTGACTTTGATTTAGATAAGACCCTGTACTTCTTCATCGCCGGTCGCTACGAGTTTGGAAACAAGGGAGCCGACATCTTCATCGAGGCACTGGCTCGCTTGAACGCGATGCTCAAGCACGAGAAGCCGGACACCACGGTGGTGGCCTTTCTCATCTTCCCCACCAAGACCAACAACTTCAACGTGGACTCGCTGCGAGGACATGCCGTGATCAAGCAGTTGCGCGATACGATCAACAACGTCCAGCAGGCCGTGGGCAAGCGGATGTTCGACACTTGTCTGCAGGGCAACATACCCAATGCCGATGATCTGCTTCAGAAGGATGACCTCGTCAAGATCAAGCGTTGCATGTTCGCCATGCAGCGCGATTCGATGCCGCCTGTTACCACGCACAATGTGGCTGATGACTGGAATGATCCGGTGCTATCCTCAATCCGTCGTTGCCATCTGTTCAACTCGCGCCACGATCGTGTCAAGATGGTCTTCCATCCGGAGTTCCTCACATCCACAAATCCTCTGTTTGGAATCGACTACGAAGAATTTGTCCGTGGCTGCCACTTGGGTGTCTTCCCCTCATACTACGAGCCCTGGGGTTACACTCCCGCCGAGTGTACGGTGATGGGTATCCCCAGCGTAACCACCAATCTGTCCGGCTTTGGCTGCTTCATGGAGGAGCACATCAGTGATCCCAAGTCATACGGTATCTACATCGTGGATCGCCGCTATATCGGCTTGGAGAACAGCGTTCAGCAGCTGTCCAGCTTTATGATGGAGTTCTCCAGGCTGAACCGCCGCCAGCGCATTATCCAGCGTAATCGCACGGAGCGGTTGAGCGATCTTCTGGACTGGCGCACCCTGGGCATT TACTACAGACAGGCCAGGGTTAAGGCCCTGCAAGCTGTTTACCCAGACTATGTGGATGAATTGTCTCTCTATGGATCGAAGAACAACTTGATCTTCTCGCGACCGCACAGCGAACCTCCCAGTCCTACTTCATCGC GGCACACCACTCCAGCTCCATCGGTTCACGGTTCGGATGACGAGGACTCCGTGGATGAGGAGACCGAACTCAAGGAATTGGGGATTAAGTAG
- the Glys gene encoding glycogen synthase, isoform A, giving the protein MRRQQSYRFEDNESTSYALRMNRRFSRVESGADLKDYFDRGDIASRENRWNFEVAWEVANKVGGIYTVIRSKAYVSTEEMGEQLCMMGPYKEHCARTEMEEMEFPRGNPLLDAVNSLRSRGYKIHTGRWLVDGNPQLILFDIGSAAWKLDQFKSEMWEKCHIGIPHLDIETNDAIILGFMIAEFLEEFRNFAVTYSQNNELSAPRIVAHFHEWQAGVGLIVLRTRLVEIATVFTTHATLLGRYLCAGNTDFYNNLDKFAVDEEAGKRQIYHRYCLERGATHLAHVFTTVSEITGYEAEHLLKRKPDIITPNGLNVKKFSAIHEFQNLHAVAKEKINEFVRGHFYGHIDFDLDKTLYFFIAGRYEFGNKGADIFIEALARLNAMLKHEKPDTTVVAFLIFPTKTNNFNVDSLRGHAVIKQLRDTINNVQQAVGKRMFDTCLQGNIPNADDLLQKDDLVKIKRCMFAMQRDSMPPVTTHNVADDWNDPVLSSIRRCHLFNSRHDRVKMVFHPEFLTSTNPLFGIDYEEFVRGCHLGVFPSYYEPWGYTPAECTVMGIPSVTTNLSGFGCFMEEHISDPKSYGIYIVDRRYIGLENSVQQLSSFMMEFSRLNRRQRIIQRNRTERLSDLLDWRTLGIYYRQARVKALQAVYPDYVDELSLYGSKNNLIFSRPHSEPPSPTSSRHTTPAPSVHGSDDEDSVDEETELKELGIK; this is encoded by the exons ATGCGCAGACAGCAGTCCTACCGTTTCGAGGACAACGAGTCCACGTCTTACGCTCTGAGG ATGAATCGTCGCTTTTCGAGAGTGGAGTCCGGGGCGGACCTTAAGGATTATTTCGATCGGGGTGATATCGCTTCCCGGGAGAACCGCTGGAACTTCGAGGTGGCATGGGAGGTGGCCAACAAGGTGGGCGGTATTTACACGGTGATCCGGTCGAAGGCATATGTCTCCACCGAGGAGATGGGCGAGCAGTTGTGTATGATGGGTCCCTACAAGGAGCACTGTGCCCGCACCGAGATGGAGGAGATGGAGTTCCCCAGGGGAAACCCCCTACTAGACGCTGTCAACTCATTGCGCTCGCGAGGCTATAAAATCCACACCGGTCGCTGGCTGGTGGACGGAAATCCTCAATTAATCCTGTTCGATATTGGATCAGCCGCTTGGAAGCTGGATCAGTTCAAATCGGAGATGTGGGAGAAGTGCCATATTGGAATACCTCATTTGGATATCGAGACGAACGATGCCATTATCCTTGGCTTTATGATTGCCGAGTTCCTGGAGGAGTTCCGCAACTTTGCCGTGACTTATTCGCAGAACAACGAATTGAGCGCTCCGAGGATTGTCGCCCACTTCCACGAATGGCAAGCTGGCGTGGGTCTCATTGTCCTACGTACTCGTCTGGTGGAGATCGCCACTGTGTTCACTACCCACGCCACATTGTTGGGTCGTTACTTGTGCGCCGGCAACACCGATTTCTACAACAATCTGGACAAGTTCGCCGTGGACGAAGAGGCGGGCAAGCGCCAAATCTATCATCGTTATTGCCTGGAGCGAGGTGCCACCCACTTGGCTCATGTGTTCACCACCGTCTCCGAGATTACGGGCTACGAGGCAGAGCATCTGCTCAAGCGCAAACCGGACATCATCACGCCCAATGGACTGAACGTGAAGAAGTTCTCGGCCATCCACGAGTTCCAGAACTTGCACGCCGTTGCCAAGGAGAAGATCAACGAATTCGTGCGGGGTCACTTTTACGG CCACATTGACTTTGATTTAGATAAGACCCTGTACTTCTTCATCGCCGGTCGCTACGAGTTTGGAAACAAGGGAGCCGACATCTTCATCGAGGCACTGGCTCGCTTGAACGCGATGCTCAAGCACGAGAAGCCGGACACCACGGTGGTGGCCTTTCTCATCTTCCCCACCAAGACCAACAACTTCAACGTGGACTCGCTGCGAGGACATGCCGTGATCAAGCAGTTGCGCGATACGATCAACAACGTCCAGCAGGCCGTGGGCAAGCGGATGTTCGACACTTGTCTGCAGGGCAACATACCCAATGCCGATGATCTGCTTCAGAAGGATGACCTCGTCAAGATCAAGCGTTGCATGTTCGCCATGCAGCGCGATTCGATGCCGCCTGTTACCACGCACAATGTGGCTGATGACTGGAATGATCCGGTGCTATCCTCAATCCGTCGTTGCCATCTGTTCAACTCGCGCCACGATCGTGTCAAGATGGTCTTCCATCCGGAGTTCCTCACATCCACAAATCCTCTGTTTGGAATCGACTACGAAGAATTTGTCCGTGGCTGCCACTTGGGTGTCTTCCCCTCATACTACGAGCCCTGGGGTTACACTCCCGCCGAGTGTACGGTGATGGGTATCCCCAGCGTAACCACCAATCTGTCCGGCTTTGGCTGCTTCATGGAGGAGCACATCAGTGATCCCAAGTCATACGGTATCTACATCGTGGATCGCCGCTATATCGGCTTGGAGAACAGCGTTCAGCAGCTGTCCAGCTTTATGATGGAGTTCTCCAGGCTGAACCGCCGCCAGCGCATTATCCAGCGTAATCGCACGGAGCGGTTGAGCGATCTTCTGGACTGGCGCACCCTGGGCATT TACTACAGACAGGCCAGGGTTAAGGCCCTGCAAGCTGTTTACCCAGACTATGTGGATGAATTGTCTCTCTATGGATCGAAGAACAACTTGATCTTCTCGCGACCGCACAGCGAACCTCCCAGTCCTACTTCATCGC GGCACACCACTCCAGCTCCATCGGTTCACGGTTCGGATGACGAGGACTCCGTGGATGAGGAGACCGAACTCAAGGAATTGGGGATTAAGTAG